A stretch of the Arachis stenosperma cultivar V10309 chromosome 6, arast.V10309.gnm1.PFL2, whole genome shotgun sequence genome encodes the following:
- the LOC130935943 gene encoding GATA transcription factor 2-like, whose amino-acid sequence MNMEGEFQKEQQVLLVADPASCSKLSTSSTTLDDLFSAQNTEVDVGLEWLSVFVEECFSNPPSYILGPSKSVEATTTTTITTCSSNKNPSSTALLKQNNNNDSSLQNFSVPSKARSKRKRLSAVTNRRRTKTPFSIWSHQNDEPLISDPPLLKQTYWLADSELFVLPKQQKKDSEKDVIAKDGDDNDNDGGGEKGVVVMKRGSLVSLEECSEAEEDGDGGNNNNNNNNNNGENPMPRRCTHCLAQRTPQWRAGPLGPKTLCNACGVRYKSGRLLPEYRPAKSPTFVSYLHSNSHKKVMEMRMAGSVLHS is encoded by the exons ATGAACATGGAGGGTGAGTTCCAGAAAGAGCAACAAGTGCTGCTTGTTGCTGACCCTGCTTCTTGCTCAAAGCTTTCTACTTCTTCAACCACCCTTGATGACCTCTTCTCTGCTCAGAACACG GAAGTGGATGTTGGGTTGGAATGGTTATCAGTGTTTGTTGAAGAATGCTTTTCAAACCCACCAAGCTATATATTGGGACCTTCAAAGAGTGTTGAGGCcacaacaaccaccaccataacTACCTGCTCCTCCAACAAGAACCCTTCTTCAACCGCACTACTGAAgcaaaacaacaacaatgattCCTCACTACAAAACTTTTCAGTCCCTAGTAAGGCCAGAAGCAAAAGAAAGAGGCTCTCAGCAGTTACCAACAGACGAAGAACCAAAACTCCTTTCAGCATTTGGTCACACCAAAATGATGAGCCCTTGATTTCAGACCCTCCTCTGTTAAAACAAACTTATTGGTTAGCGGATAGTGAACTCTTTGTTTTGCCAAAGCAGCAGAAGAAGGATAGTGAGAAAGATGTAATAGCCAAAGACGGCGACGACAACGACAACGACGGCGGTGGCGAAAAGGGGGTGGTGGTGATGAAGAGGGGAAGTCTTGTGAGTCTTGAAGAGTGCTCTGAGGCAGAGGAAGATGGTGATGGTGggaataacaataataataataataacaataatggtgagAATCCAATGCCAAGAAGGTGCACACATTGTTTGGCACAGAGGACCCCACAGTGGAGGGCAGGACCATTAGGTCCAAAGACGCTATGCAATGCATGTGGGGTGAGGTACAAATCTGGTAGGTTGTTACCTGAGTATAGGCCAGCAAAGAGTCCTACTTTTGTAAGTTACTTGCACTCCAATTCTCACAAGAAAGTTATGGAGATGAGGATGGCTGGCTCTGTTCTCCATTCTTAG